The Fundidesulfovibrio putealis DSM 16056 region GTTGTCGTCCCAGAGCACCGTGAGTTTCCCCAGGCCCAGGGTACCGGCCAGTGAACAGGCCTCATGGCTTATGCCTTCCATCAGGCAGCCATCGCCGCACAAGGCGTAGGTGCGATGGTCCACGATGTCATATCCCGGCTGGTTGTAACGTGCAGCCATCGTGCGTTCTGCCAGGGCCATGCCAACGGCATTGGCCAGCCCCTGTCCCAAGGGACCTGTGGTCGTCTCCACCCCGGGGGTGCGGCCCCGCTCCGGATGGCCAGGCGTTTTGGCGTGCATCTGGCGAAAATTCCGCAAGTCCTCCAGGTTGAGGTCATAGCCTGAAAGATACAGACAGGAGTACAACAGCATTGAGGCATGTCCGTTAGAGAGCACGAAGCGGTCTCGGTCCCACCAGTCGGGATCGGCAGGATTGTGCTTCAGGAAATCGTTCCAAAGCACTTCGGCTATGTCTGCCATGCCCATGGGAGCCCCAGGGTGGCCTGAATTGGCTTGCTGCACGGCATCCATGCTCAAAGCGCGGATGGCGTTGGCCAAGGTTCTGTGATCCGTCATGGTGTTACCTCCAATTCTGCTGCGGAGTGATAGAGCGGAAAACGCCGACGCCTGATATTGGGTGTCCCACTGTTGTTCCCGCTTGATTCTGGTTCTGCATCGTGTGGTTACTCGAGTGCATACCGAGATCGGTAGTATTCATCATGATGGCCATGATCCCTGAAGACCAGAGCATGTGGCTTTTTTCAGTTGGACTTGCGTAGAACATGGTGCATCTCCTTTCTAGAGGAACAGGCAATAGAATTTTTCGTAATAGAAGCATATCCGTCTGGCACGTCTTGAACGCAGGCCTGCTTGACGTAAACGACAATAAATATGCAGGGGATTAAAGTGGTGGCGCATACGTTCTCTCATGACAGACCTCCTTGTGCTTGCTTCAATCAGCATAGAACAAGAAGCGTACCAGCAGGACGAAGGAGGGCATGCCCCGCGAAAGTCTGTGAAATCAATATGATGAATAGTCGACGCGGAGGGGGTGTGCGTGTGTTTGTGTCAGGTGTGGCCCAATGGGCGTGGCACACGCCCCCAGTTGGGCCGTCTGTGGCACAGGAAGCGAGACGGGGAGATGTTATCTGCGGAAGAAGTCCAGGTAGCCGAGGAAGGAGGAGAGTTCGTCCGAGGGCAGAGCGGATCCGATAAGGATGCCCGAAATCCAGCCAGCGTTGTGCGGACGGCGTTTTGCACTGCGGATTAGACTGTCGATGGCTTTGGGGGAGCGCAGTTCAAGAAGGCGGTCAGAGAGTCGCAGAGTTGGTCCCAATTCTCTCCAGAGGCGTTCAGGATACGCTTTCATGAGCGTCTCATCTGGTGAGGTGCGATCCTGGCAGGCTTTCGCCAAGGTTTCTGCGGCCAAGCGTCCTGAAAGCAACGCCCCGAAGATGCCTTCAGAACTGCATGGGTTGACCACGCCCGCAGCGTCTCCCACCAGGGCCACGCCAGGTCCATGAATTCTGCGCATGGTGTTGCCAACAGGCAGCATCGCAACGTCGATGCGCCCCATGCGTTTGGACAACTCGAACCGGTCGCTCAACAGAGGCAACCGGATGGCTTGGTTCAATGCCTCACGAGGACATAGCTTTTTGCGTTTGACCCCTTCCAGGGGAATGCTCAAGCCCACGTTGGTCATGCCGCTTTCCGTTGGGTAGAGCCACAGGTAGCCTGGCAATATCTCATCCAGGAAGTAGATCTCCAAACTGCCCACGGTGCCTGTTACCAAGCGATAATAGGCCCTGGCCGCCACTGACCGGTATTGTGGATATTTCGGAAATCCCGTCTGCCGGGCCACCTGGGACATGGCTCCATCCGCCCCCACCACCGCCTTGGCTGTAAAGCTGAATTCCCGCTTCCCGCCCATTTCAGCGTTGACTCCGCAAGCTCGTCCGTCTTCAGTCAGCACTTGGCGCATGGCGCACCAATCCATCACCTCAACTCGTTCTCTGGCGGCATCCAGGAGCATGGAATCAAAAACCACTCGGCGGCAGACCATGCCGGTAGTAGGAAGGGAGGGATCGATTTTGGGCAGTGGTACGGTAACGGATTGTCCATTGGAACAGGTGTAGGTGATCTTGTTTACCTTGACGGAAGGGTTCTCCATCAGGCTTT contains the following coding sequences:
- a CDS encoding NAD(P)/FAD-dependent oxidoreductase, with the translated sequence MSIDFDIIVVGAGPAGSSCALHAERLGMKVLLLDKQKFPRDKTCGDALSSASLREIEGLGLMQSLMENPSVKVNKITYTCSNGQSVTVPLPKIDPSLPTTGMVCRRVVFDSMLLDAARERVEVMDWCAMRQVLTEDGRACGVNAEMGGKREFSFTAKAVVGADGAMSQVARQTGFPKYPQYRSVAARAYYRLVTGTVGSLEIYFLDEILPGYLWLYPTESGMTNVGLSIPLEGVKRKKLCPREALNQAIRLPLLSDRFELSKRMGRIDVAMLPVGNTMRRIHGPGVALVGDAAGVVNPCSSEGIFGALLSGRLAAETLAKACQDRTSPDETLMKAYPERLWRELGPTLRLSDRLLELRSPKAIDSLIRSAKRRPHNAGWISGILIGSALPSDELSSFLGYLDFFRR